Proteins encoded together in one Gammaproteobacteria bacterium window:
- a CDS encoding glycosyltransferase, with translation MSRTQTWPLREETVAETAERIRLVKFLAMFGVGGTEKQVVNLTKRMDRRAFDLSFACFTRWGALLDDVEGQQGIAVTEYPLSSFYEPNALRQQFRFARALRRDGVQVVHSYNFYGNMFGVPAARLAGVPAVVASIRDMGIYNTPFQLMMQRWVCKLADRVVVNAGAIRDWLVSEGYDERKVVVIRNGVDTSRFGPRGDGAELRREFNLPAKAPLVVMLARLNPKKGIECFIEAAARIHPVRPEACFLAVGEAFTRDDNGAIRVHHEYRKELMDKVTSLGLAGCFRFTGMRRDVPQVLASAAVSVLTSQSEGISNTLLESMAAGVPVVATRVGGTPELITDRRHGLLAPSGDAQAVANAVRAILDDSLLAERLGRQARMRAVNEFSFEAVVRRTEDLYRGILAGKGMRRTA, from the coding sequence AGACCGTGGCCGAGACGGCCGAACGCATCCGTCTGGTGAAATTCCTGGCCATGTTCGGCGTGGGTGGTACCGAGAAGCAGGTGGTGAACCTCACGAAGCGCATGGACCGCCGCGCTTTCGACCTGAGCTTCGCCTGCTTCACCCGTTGGGGCGCGCTGCTCGACGACGTCGAGGGCCAGCAGGGCATCGCGGTGACGGAGTACCCGCTAAGCAGCTTCTATGAGCCCAACGCCCTTCGCCAGCAGTTCCGCTTCGCACGCGCATTGCGCCGTGACGGCGTGCAGGTCGTCCACAGCTACAACTTCTACGGCAACATGTTCGGTGTCCCTGCCGCCAGGCTCGCCGGGGTGCCGGCCGTGGTGGCCTCGATTCGGGACATGGGTATCTACAACACCCCGTTCCAGCTCATGATGCAGCGCTGGGTCTGCAAGCTCGCCGACCGGGTGGTGGTCAATGCAGGTGCGATCCGCGACTGGCTGGTGAGCGAAGGCTATGACGAGCGCAAGGTTGTGGTGATACGCAACGGCGTTGATACCTCCCGCTTCGGGCCGCGCGGCGACGGCGCCGAGCTGCGCCGCGAATTTAACCTGCCGGCCAAGGCTCCACTGGTTGTGATGCTGGCCAGGCTCAACCCCAAGAAAGGTATCGAATGCTTCATCGAGGCGGCGGCTCGCATCCACCCTGTACGCCCCGAGGCTTGCTTCCTCGCCGTGGGTGAGGCTTTCACCCGCGACGACAACGGCGCGATCCGCGTGCACCATGAATACCGCAAGGAACTCATGGACAAGGTCACGAGCCTGGGGCTCGCGGGGTGCTTCCGTTTTACCGGCATGCGCAGGGACGTACCCCAGGTACTCGCCTCGGCCGCGGTGTCGGTGCTGACCTCCCAAAGCGAAGGCATCTCCAACACGTTGCTGGAATCCATGGCCGCAGGCGTTCCGGTGGTGGCGACCCGCGTGGGAGGCACTCCAGAGCTCATCACCGACCGACGCCACGGCTTGCTGGCGCCCTCCGGTGATGCCCAGGCGGTGGCCAATGCGGTGCGCGCCATCCTGGACGATTCACTGTTGGCGGAGCGGCTGGGCCGGCAGGCCCGCATGCGCGCCGTCAACGAGTTCTCATTCGAGGCGGTGGTACGCCGCACCGAAGACCTTTACCGCGGCATCCTGGCGGGCAAGGGCATGCGCCGCACCGCCTGA